The DNA region CTGTATCAGGAAGCTAGGAAGAATCTGACAAGGCGGAAGGAGTTGCAAGATAAGCACGAGGAGCATGAAATGATGATGGAGGTGGAAGAGCCAAAGGTGTATTTGTTTGCTGAGTTGTGGAATTTTGAGAAGAAGGGTGAAAGTTATGATCAAAGCGATGGAAGCAAGAAAAGGCCACATGTCCAAGTCTCCCACATACTTGACACTGAGGCCTAGAGTCCAAAGAAGAGTATCTGCCACCGCGAGAAAATCTACCACCCCTTTCACGACGTCCATAGAAATTTGCTCTTGAAGGTGGTCTTGCATACGGAGGAGTTGTTTGTGTGTAATTGGTAGAAACTGATCCaaaatcatattttcgaaaatgatcgAACATATGTTTATGAGCCAGAAGGAGGAATTCAGCTTCCATTAGAGAAATTGACTCAATGTTTGTCATGACAACAGAGATATACAATGCATAATCCTCAGACAAGCCTTCAGTAATGGCGGTAATATGATCATCAAGGGAGAGGGTATAATCACTTGCTGCTAGAGAATCCACAATCATTCTTATCTTGGCGAGAAGTTTCAGTAGCAGAAGTTTCACCTTTTCTAATCGACTTAAGTTCAAATTTTAATTGTTGAATCTTGATTTTTGAAGTTTTAGAGAAATAATCTTGCATTTTTGTCCAAACCTGGTGTGCAAAAGCGCAATCCAACATTCTGTTCTTGAAACTATCATCAATTGATGAAAGAAGCCAGGTCGTGAGGTAGTGATCTTTAGTCTTCCATTTCTTGTAGGATTCTGATTTTGTTTCTGTAATTCGAGCTGCTTCATTATCAAATCTGGTTGGAATTTTCTCTAGATAAAGATGATCCACCAATTCATTAGCATTAATGACATGAAGAGCCAAGTGCTGCCAGGTCTTGAAagagtttttattgagtttatcTATCATAGGTGCAGAAAAAGTAGTTGaatttgtagaagaagaagaagaagaagagtgtggGATAATTGCTGCCATGGATCTTGGACCTGAGCTCATGATACCATGACAGAAATGAAAGAATACAGAAAAGAGAGAGATTGACAagagatttgaattgaaaattgaaatagaaTCACTATTGTGCTATTTTTCAGTCCTTTACAATAGAATCATAACCTTCTATTTATACAGCAGGGTTTGTTAGAAGACCTTATCTCTAGAAGCTAACAACCTCTAACTAAATCAGTTTTAGCTAACTAACAGTTTTACTAACTGTTGCTCATATCtccaataatattaaaaattaaaatatgtactTTTGctagaaaataattataaaaaaataatattcacaACATTTATATTGGATAGTGTCTAATAAACAAGTAAACAACAACGTTCTCCTGCTGCCGCACGTACGCAGTGCTCCTCCCATCACGAATGCAGCGCGTCTGCACACGTCTTTTCTCCGCGAACACAATGCCTTTTCTTTGCGAATGCACGCACGCGCGTCTAGCTGCCGAGTGTCACTGCACGTCATTGGTGATGCCACACGTCACCGCGAAGCGACGGAACAGCCAGTGAAAAAGAAGGACATTGTGCCCAGTCACATTCAAACTCCATGCTTTAGTcgtgtgttcttcttctttttcttggttttggatgttttttttattagtttttgatttttttccttaaatttgaattttttttatgttttgaatgtttttgttttttgaattttaaataattttttaatagttttagatattttttgtttaatttttagatgttatttttttaatattttttggatGGTTTGTTttgttagattttaaaatttttaaaataattttttgttaggttttggatgttttaattttagatatatttttttattaagaatttttataataattttagaaattttaaaatttttaaaatgattttaattatttttaaattttagatattttttttattaaattttgtatgTTTCTCATGACCGTTTAAAGTCAtgttttctcaaaaaaaaaaaatactaatacagTTAACTATAGTCCCTAATTAGTTAACTAGTAGGATTGGCCAATAAACATTAAGGCATTATTTGATAACATCCCCTTTTATTTAATTTGAGTCAATTAGAAGAGGAACATATCTAAAAGACTAAAACTACTTAATCATCATCTTGAAAGTCATAAACAATAAATCActttccttttttatttctttttattcattTTGACATTAGGAACAATCATCAAACCTAGAGCTAAAGCATGCAATAACAATTAACAAACGACTAACGTTTAGAATTAAAACATTTTCAGAAAAAGCAAATCCTTATTCCTTCAACCAGTTGATGAACTTATTTAAGTTCTCTGAAGACCTTCCTCCAACATCAACATCCTTCATTAGCTTCTTCTTTATCTCACGAGCCTTAAATTTTATGTTCTCATCACTAAGCAATTTATCAACTTTGACTTTTATCTCTTCGCGTGAGATCATCCCATTCTCATCCAAATCAAATCCCAATCCAACCTTCCACTCATCACAAATATATATTTTGTCAAAGAATTGGTCAGCATAATATGGCCAACACAAAAAAGGCACTCCATTAGACACACCCTCCAAAGTCGAATTCCAACCGCAGTGACTTATAAAGCAAGCAATGGCAGGGTGGGATAGCACCTTTTCTTGAGGAGCCCATTCAATTATCTTACCTTGAGTCCCCTTGAATTCGTTAGGAAAACACACTTTATTGTTACAATCTGAATCTTTTCGCAACACCCAAAGAAAGGGTCTATTAGTAAGTTCAAGTCCGAGAGCGAGTTCTTTGAATTGTTTTTCATCAAAAAGAGTGGTACTTCCGAATGCAACATATATAACAGAACCATGAGGTTGTTGATCAAGCcaattcaaacaagaaaaatcttCTTCCCAGAATTGTCCCAATGATctttcacttacaccttgatcaTGGCCATAGGTTCTTAATAATGGACCAATTGGTAATAGCTTTGGTACGAATGATAATGCTCCAGGTTCAAGATCGGGTGTGGAGTTACAAAGGCACCACTCTGTGGATTCTAGAGTTTTCATGGATTCAAGAATAATGTTGAATAACATCTTCTCAGTTTTAGAATCAGATATTTTTCCCCACCATATAGATTCTGTGTCCATGGGAGGAATGCTTGGTGATAGCTGAAATCTTTTTTGTGTGGTTGCCAACCCTGCAGTTTCAAAACATGATAATATTACGGAAATAggttgaaaaataacaacaaaaattgTGAATTTTTTGTTACTATTTCTttcacaaagaaaataaaataaatatttgcaCTATTTTTCTGGCTTTTTCTTAGATAAATTCATTTTGAGTAATTACTCTACTCAagattattaattgataatttaacatttttgttttatataaaaatcaattctattttagtaatatataaatacgatattttatttgtatttgtgttattaatttaagCAAAGAATTTTATGTAGAATTAAACATTTGATGGTTATGTTGTTTATAGGACGATTGTGTTGGttatgttgaatttttaattt from Arachis hypogaea cultivar Tifrunner chromosome 10, arahy.Tifrunner.gnm2.J5K5, whole genome shotgun sequence includes:
- the LOC112716493 gene encoding UDP-glycosyltransferase 83A1-like is translated as MSVPTVLVLPLPAQGHVNPMMIFSQRLAENGCNIIFVNTEFIHKKVLSSMGNQEGGGVNGEWRIKLVSMPDGLGPDADRNNIRELFDSILNNMPAMLERVIEDLRLKDGVTVSCIVADFVMAWALEIARKIGIRGVLFNPASAAMLALQCSIPKLIEDGIIDSNGLATTQKRFQLSPSIPPMDTESIWWGKISDSKTEKMLFNIILESMKTLESTEWCLCNSTPDLEPGALSFVPKLLPIGPLLRTYGHDQGVSERSLGQFWEEDFSCLNWLDQQPHGSVIYVAFGSTTLFDEKQFKELALGLELTNRPFLWVLRKDSDCNNKVCFPNEFKGTQGKIIEWAPQEKVLSHPAIACFISHCGWNSTLEGVSNGVPFLCWPYYADQFFDKIYICDEWKVGLGFDLDENGMISREEIKVKVDKLLSDENIKFKAREIKKKLMKDVDVGGRSSENLNKFINWLKE